Proteins encoded by one window of Vitis vinifera cultivar Pinot Noir 40024 chromosome 10, ASM3070453v1:
- the LOC132254418 gene encoding CASP-like protein 1C1 has product MAKIKRIITTLLRLLVLGAALSATIVIVTSRDSAEVLNLSFDAKYTNARAFVYFAITNAIASGYSFIALFLSFSTPLWRLVFLLDVFMTLLLTSSISAALAIADVGKKGNSHAGWLPVCGQVPKFCDHVTGALIAGFSAAVLYLVLLLYSIHAVLNPKP; this is encoded by the exons ATGGCTAAGATCAAGAGGATCATCACAACTCTACTAAGGCTCCTAGTCTTGGGTGCAGCCCTGTCTGCAACCATTGTAATAGTCACCAGCCGTGACTCTGCTGAGGTCTTGAACCTATCATTTGATGCAAAGTATACCAATGCGCGGGCTTTCGT ATACTTTGCGATCACGAATGCAATTGCAAGTGGATACAGCTTCATTgccctttttctctctttctcaacTCCACTTTGGCGCTTAGTTTTCCTTCTTGATGTG TTTATGACTCTGCTACTTACTTCAAGCATTTCTGCGGCCTTGGCCATAGCTGATGTGGGCAAGAAAGGGAACAGTCATGCTGGTTGGCTACCGGTTTGTGGACAAGTTCCTAAGTTTTGTGACCATGTCACAGGAGCTCTTATAGCCGGTTTCAGCGCTGCTGTACTTTATTTGGTGCTTCTTCTCTATTCCATTCACGCTGTCCTCAACCCTAAACCTTAG
- the LOC100256763 gene encoding probable 2-carboxy-D-arabinitol-1-phosphatase, with translation MSCKALLCSTSVYDFKRLPKLQTQRPPTLQIRCSNSSPDTPSITEKLEHEASMTGAAYDFNRATTSLTRKLLSSPKKVTLVRHGLSSWNQESRIQGSSNLSVLTETGVRQAERCREALANIYFDQCFSSPICRAKSTAEVIWQGREGPLVFLDSLEEAHLFFLEGMKNVDARREYPKEYITWREDPANFNVNGVYPLQKIWATASEAWREILYTPGEHFLVITHKSILRALICTALGLSPERFRAIDVNNGGITVFKFNTRGEAMLQSLNMTAHMYSNHIYLN, from the exons ATGAGTTGCAAAGCTCTTCTGTGTTCCACCTctgtttatgattttaaaaggCTTCCAAAACTTCAGACTCAGAGGCCTCCAACATTGCAGATTAGGTGCTCAAATTCGAGTCCAGACACGCCTTCAATCACTG AAAAACTTGAACATGAGGCTTCTATGACTGGGGCTGCTTATGATTTCAATAGAGCAACAACATCGCTTACTCGTAAGTTGCTGTCTTCACCCAAGAAGGTAACTCTAGTAAGGCATGGCCTTAGCTCCTGGAACCAAGAGAGTAGAATTCAG GGAAGCTCAAACCTCTCTGTTCTAACAGAAACTGGAGTGAGGCAAGCAGAAAGGTGCAGAGAAGCCTTAGCAAACATATACTTCGATCAGTGTTTCTCAAGTCCAATATGTCGTGCCAAG TCCACTGCTGAAGTCATATGGCAAGGGAGGGAAGGACCTCTGGTTTTCCTTGATTCGCTGGAGGAAGcccatcttttttttcttgaaggCATGAAAAATG TGGATGCTAGGAGGGAATATCCAAAGGAGTATATAACCTGGAGAGAAGATCCAGCTAATTTTAATGTGAATGGTGTCTACCCTCTTCAAAAAATATGGGCAACAGCAAGTGAGGCTTGGAGAGAAATCTTGTATACACCT GGAGAACATTTTTTGGTTATCACTCACAAATCAATATTGAGGGCACTCATCTGCACGGCTCTTGGACTTAGCCCTGAGAG GTTCCGAGCAATTGATGTGAATAATGGTGGAATAACAGTATTCAAATTCAATACTAGAGGGGAAGCCATGCTGCAATCCTTGAACATGACAGCCCACATGTACAGCAATCACATTTATCTTAACTGA
- the LOC132254500 gene encoding uncharacterized protein LOC132254500, which produces MEQEEKQESTSPLPVIPRLDRIDRLLQFLEEKHCSARKQNSSSSAIRQSLPEDQEFKTLSSALEEVHHKGTLMERVAMLENRVLQLTLQMDEGNTSGSSSSTIPDPVKTDKPSGLHTITRQEEGSAEACVTKPQASHKRRQKTIGPITRHRKWVAWFQMGC; this is translated from the exons ATGGAGCAGGAAGAAAAGCAGGAGTCCACTTCACCCCTGCCTGTTATCCCAAGATTAGATCGCATTGATCGCCTG CTGCAGTTTCTGGAAGAGAAGCATTGCTCGGCGAGAAAGCAAAATTCCTCCAGTTCTGCCATCCGACAAAGCTTGCCAGAAGATCAGGAGTTCAAGACTCTGTCCTCTGCACTTGAGGAAGTTCATCACAAAGGCACACTTATGGAGCGAGTGGCAATGCTTGAGAATCGAGTTTTACAG TTGACCCTGCAGATGGATGAAGGAAACACATCAGGGTCGAGCTCTTCCACCATTCCAGATCCTGTAAAAACTGATAAGCCTTCGGGTTTACACACCATCACCAGACAGGAGGAAGGCTCCGCAGAAGCATGTGTGACGAAGCCACAGGCGTCCCATAAAAGAAGACAGAAAACAATAGGCCCCATAACGCGCCACAGAAAATGGGTGGCCTGGTTTCAGATGGGATGCTAA
- the LOC132254417 gene encoding uncharacterized protein LOC116803646 — translation MTYRIAQIRRVSSHPEVYEPCDDSFALVDALLADRTNLLEHHPALCMEVGCGSGYVITSLALILGQEAQGIHYLATDINPHAVRVTQETLEAHGVHAELINTDIASGLEKSLAGMVDVMVVNPPYVPTPEDEVGRDGITSSWAGGENGRSVINKILPIADNLLSDKGWLYMVTLTANNPTQICLQMRELGFASRIVVQRSTEEESLHVIKFWRDIDIQAEAKETVTMNKTVPARVMESLLSQFPRLPLWRNGDNNQ, via the coding sequence ATGACCTACAGAATCGCCCAAATCCGCCGTGTGAGTTCACATCCTGAGGTTTATGAACCATGTGATGACTCATTTGCCTTAGTTGATGCACTCCTAGCTGATCGAACTAATTTGTTGGAGCATCATCCAGCATTGTGCATGGAAGTGGGTTGTGGAAGTGGTTATGTTATCACTTCTCTAGCACTTATTCTTGGCCAGGAGGCTCAAGGGATCCATTATTTGGCAACTGACATCAACCCTCATGCAGTGAGGGTGACCCAAGAGACGCTGGAAGCACATGGAGTCCATGCAGAGTTGATAAACACTGACATAGCATCAGGACTGGAGAAGAGCCTCGCTGGAATGGTGGATGTGATGGTTGTGAACCCTCCTTATGTGCCAACACCTGAAGATGAAGTTGGCCGTGATGGAATCACATCTTCCTGGGCTGGAGGGGAGAATGGTCGTAGTGTTATTAATAAGATACTGCCCATTGCTGACAATCTCTTGTCGGACAAGGGCTGGTTGTACATGGTTACCCTTACAGCAAACAATCCCACACAAATATGCCTTCAAATGAGGGAATTGGGGTTCGCTTCCAGAATAGTCGTCCAGAGATCAACTGAGGAGGAGAGCCTCCATGTTATCAAGTTCTGGAGGGATATTGATATTCAAGCAGAGGCAAAGGAAACTGTGACAATGAATAAAACAGTTCCTGCAAGGGTCATGGAATCTCTGCTTTCACAATTTCCCCGATTACCATTGTGGAGAAATGGCGACAACAACCAATGA
- the LOC100265502 gene encoding E3 ubiquitin-protein ligase RMA1H1 — protein MAIEQYFAHDWRSVSAAATEAENLNDSFECNICFDSARDPVVTLCGHLYCWPCVYKWFHVQSASLASDEHPQCPVCKAEISHTTLVPLYGRGQTPSETELEGKTHCFGMAIPPRPPACGTQALINATSHNGQQLQYRNPYQNQQYDPHPYNDYEHDSPSSLFNMGGSTATSFFHPVGMFGEMVYARVFGNSESLYAYPNSYHLTGSSTPRLRRQEMQADKSLNRISIFLFCCFLLCLALF, from the coding sequence ATGGCCATCGAGCAATACTTCGCCCATGACTGGAGATCTGTATCTGctgcagcaactgaagctgaAAATCTTAATGATAGCTTTGAATGCAATATCTGCTTTGATTCTGCAAGAGACCCAGTGGTCACTTTGTGTGGCCACCTCTATTGTTGGCCATGCGTCTACAAGTGGTTCCATGTCCAGAGTGCCTCCCTCGCATCTGATGAGCACCCACAATGCCCAGTTTGCAAAGCGGAAATATCTCACACTACCCTTGTCCCCCTCTATGGTCGGGGCCAAACCCCAAGTGAAACTGAGCTAGAGGGCAAGACACACTGCTTTGGCATGGCCATACCCCCCAGACCGCCAGCTTGCGGAACCCAAGCGCTGATAAATGCTACATCCCACAATGGTCAGCAACTTCAATACCGTAATCCATATCAAAACCAGCAATATGATCCTCATCCATACAACGATTATGAACATGACTCTCCATCATCATTGTTCAACATGGGAGGGAGCACAGCAACAAGTTTCTTCCATCCGGTGGGCATGTTTGGGGAAATGGTTTATGCCAGGGTGTTTGGCAATTCAGAGAGCTTATATGCATATCCAAACTCATATCACCTAACAGGAAGCAGTACCCCCAGGTTGAGAAGGCAAGAGATGCAAGCTGACAAGTCACTGAACAGAATTTCAATATTCCTCTTCTGTTGCTTTCTTCTGTGCCTTGCCCTGTTTTAA